A window of Periplaneta americana isolate PAMFEO1 chromosome 9, P.americana_PAMFEO1_priV1, whole genome shotgun sequence genomic DNA:
TCAGCAGCAGTACCTGTTGCTCCTGCCGTACCAATCACCACATATCAACAGGCAATAATTGAAACTCCACAAGTACCAGTTGCTCAGTTCAATACGGTCAGACGTCCAGCTCTAGCAAAGGTACCTGTTATTCAATCTGCAGCAGTACCTGTCGCTCCTGCTGTTCCAGTTACTACATATCAAAGTGCAGTGGTTGAAACTCCACAAGTACCAGTTTCCCCGGTCACAACGTTTAAACGTCCAAATGTAGCAAATGTCCCAGTTATTCAACCCGTAGCTGTTCCTGTCGCACCAGCTGCTCCAGTCAGAACATACCAACAGACAGTGGTTGAAACTCCTCAAATCCCAGTTGTTCAACCCACAGCACTACCTGTCGCTCCCTCAGTACCCATCACCACATATCAACAAACAGTTGTTGAAACTCCACAAGTACGAGTTGCACCAGTCACTACGTTCAGACGTCCAGCTGTAGCAAAGGTACCTGTTGTTCAATCCGCAGCAGTAGTCGCTCCTGCTGTTCCAGTCACGACATATGAGCAGACAGTGGCTGATATTCCAAAAATCCCAGTCGCACCGATCGCTACGTTCAGACGACCAGCGTTAGCAAAGTTCCCTGTTGAAATCGCATCAGTACCTGTCGCTCCAGCTGTAACCCTAACACCACAAAACCCTGTAGCAGTAAAAACATTCAGACGTCCGAGTCCAGCAAGGATCGCAGTGGCACAACCCACTATAGCAACTGTAACTCCTGCTCCTCCCGCAATTCAGCAAAGTATTCTCATAGGCGAAAGTAGTCCATCACAAGTTCCTCTGGTCGAGACAGCTCCACGTGCAACTTACGTAGAAGGAACTCCAGTACCACCTGTCGTATCAGTAAGAACGAGGTTGCGCCCAGCTCCTGCCGTTGTAGAGACATACCAAACTCTGACTACACCTGCCCCAGCCGTTGCTGGCGTACAGCTAACGTATGACGCAAACCCTGCAGTATCCGTTGTTACTGGTGGAGCTGCTGGAATTTCTACACCGCTGTCCAGATCGAAAGCTCCAACATTTGGTGATGTAATCCAATCGCGCGTTACTTCAGGAGGCTACTCTTATTCTACACCGGCCACGCCTTTCGTCACTGGTGTATCTGTTCCTGTATCTCCTGCAGTAAATAAAATTAGCTCATTTGGCGGATTTGTCTCTACTACACCAGCTCCTGCAGTTTTCACCGGCAGTACACTTTCGGTAGCACCTGTCGGAGGTTATGCTTTCTCTACACCAGCACCTATACTTGCTACTGGCAGTCCAGTTCCAGAAGTACCTATTCTGAAATCTAGACTCTCATATTCAACACCAGCCACAACTATATTTACAGGAAGCGCCGTTCCTGTGATAAAATCACGTGTGTCTTCATTCTCAACGCCGGCTGTACCACTCGTACCAGCTGTGAAATCAAACATTGCATCAGTTGGTTATTCTCGGCCATCCACTGCACCTGCTGTAACAGCAGTTCCtttcatagaaacaaaaccaGTTGGATACTCGTATCAAAAACCGTCAGTTCCTTTCGTAACAGGTAACGCTGCTACTTTCAGAGGCGCTTCTCTAGCAAGTGGACTTGAACCCGCAATTTACGACAATACTCAAAATCTTGCAGCAGGCTTGGAAATCCCATCATCAACTATTGCACCAACAATAATTGGTTCTGGTGTAACGAGGAAAGCTGGTGCAACCAGACTTCGAGTTGTACCAACCAGCTCTAATTTACAGGTCGAATATCCACTACCCACATTTGCACCAGCTGTTGCAGTGACAAGTGTACCGCTATCTAGAGGTTATGCAGGGAAAGTCATTGTTTCAACACCAGAAGTCCCAATTGTGAGGATTGATGGAAACTTTGGAGCACGTACATCTTTCCAAGGTGAAGCACTTTTGAGAGACCAATTAGTTCCTCAAGTAAACTTCAGTTCCGGAACATATGCACCTCCACCTGCAGGGTTCAGTTTTGATAGTGGCCGGatcagaggaagaggaagaggaagacctTATTCCGGTTTTGTTTCGACCACCCCTGTACCTGAAATTCTTGtatcaactccaaaccctctcttgAGTGTCACACAGAAAGTTACTGGAATATCCACTGCAGTACCTGTAGTAACTAATGCATATGTATCTCCCGTAGTTCCGAGTGTAACTCCTGCTTTAGCTGGCGGATATCGGTCTCGTATTGGTGGATCTACTTCAGAAAGAATACCAGCAACGAGAACGCGAGTAAACTACGATAGAGAAAACGTCGAAGCACTTCTGGATAAATATTCTGGAAATTTTGGCGGTATACTGAACAATAACAAAGAAGGTTTCATTAGTGGTGTAATAGCCGACGATATCTCTGAACGTGGCAGGGTCAGAATTTCGCAGAGTAGCAGAGGGCGTGGAAATGTTGGCTTCTCAACAACTACTGAAGCACCTGGCACAGTATTCAGCACAGGTGCTGGTTACTCTTCGACTCCTGCCACAGATTTCAAGGCTAGTACTTTGGAATACTCCAGAGGTTTCTCTAGCACCACATCAAGTACACCCGTAGGAGGGCTCAGAGGAAAAGTGAGGTACGACACCGATGTAAATATAGATGCTGATGGAGGTATTGGATATGATGCCGTTACAGTAGGGTACGAAGGTGTCAAGTCGAAATCTAAAGAAGCGCCGGTAGTCGTTATCACCCGTTTGAGCGATGTTAACCCTCTTCTGCTCGCGAAACTCGGCGCTCAGTGCACGTGCAAATCCAATACACTCACTCTAAAGAGACCAGACGGTTACTCAAGAGGCAGTCCTAAATCGAGCCCGATTTTTTATGACGATGTAACACCAAGAAGTGGAACATACAAAGCTCCTCAACATGTACCGGCAGCTCCTCTTCCTGGATCAGATATTGTAGTAACAGGCAGCTCTCCTGACATTTCTCTAGTTTTAGGTGAAGGAATATCCTCAACAACACCAGTGAATTTGGCTCCAATTTCTTTATCAACTCCCAGAACCGATGCATTCCTTCACGCAGTTGGATTGAATCCGGTATCCGTCACTCCCGCACCATCAATTTTAGTAACAACACCTAGACCTGGCGGTAGACTACAGTACACCTCAGGAcaacctcttgaaattaattcACCTGTCCTAACCTCAGAAGGCGTAAGGTCCCGAGTAAGACCTGTTGTGTCCACACCTGCAGTGCCACTCGTTGAGGTGAGCTCCCCAACTGCTTTTCCGATCGGAGTGAGATCCCGAGCAAGACCTGGTGTAGCATCTACTACTTCTGTGCCTCTAATCGAGGTTAGCTCTCCTGCTCTTATCCCTGTAGACGTTCGATCTCGAGTAAGACCTATTGCAGCATCTACTCCCGTTGTGCCCCTTGTTGAAGTGAGTTCTTCAACTCCTTTCCCTATAGGCGTGAGGTCCCGTGCACAACCCGTTGTATCTACTCCTATCGTGCCTCTCGAGATCGGCTCACCAATTCCCGTTGCAGGTGATACGAGATCTCGTACACGACCAGTCACTGTGTCCACTCCTATCGAAGTAACCGGAGTTCCCGTAGGTCTCGACGCTTCTGCCAGAGCAGGAATAGGCGCTGGCAGATCTTTCGACCGTTATGGACCAGGAGGCTGGAGAGGTTTAGACGAAACCTTGCAAGGATCCGTGGACTGTCAACGAGCGGGTCTATTCAGACATCCCAAGTACTGCAATAAGTTCTATGCATGCCATTGGGACCAATGGAAAGGACGATATACTCTTCATGTATTCAATTGTCCCGTACATCTCGCCTATGACTCCTCCATGGGCGCATGTAACTGGCCATCTAAAGGTCCAGCGTGCGTCGACGACAATCTTCTGGTGTAGGTCACGACACCTTACCAGTCAGTTTATGAATTAAATATACAAAgaagattattaaaataatatcgtCATGTGCAAACGGTTTCAATAAAAGTTTCCTAACCATACCGCGTTAGCATAAAATTTGAAATTAGTTGAACGCAACGACTGTATCGAGGCGTTTAGAATTGCTGGAATCTTTGAACCATCGTTCAGAATGCCCGAACAGgcagaaagataaaaaaaaattcgttgtATTAGCTCCAACACAACGAGAATTcagtcccccccccccatcccAAAGAAACGAAAATTACTCGAGTTCTCTGTTTAATGTTGATTTGTTAGCACTTAAAATAGGTACACCGTAACTTTCAGTTATTTTCCAAGCATAATACGTAATACATAATGTATTAATTACTTTCTAAAGTACAATAAATTTACTCTTCAAGCCATCTACAAGAAGGAGTTTACCCAGCATTTTAATAAACCATTTTCTATACCAATCCTAAATATACGTACAGTGTTTAAAACTTTCGCTTATTAGCGCCATGGAATGCTTGGAAATATccttgaaatataattttgaaagatcaTTATTCCATATACTATAAATTTATCACTGATTAACGTTATGactgctttactgtgttaacattataacaattatctggctgactagtttcgacatGGTGTCCGTCATTGTCCGAAACCTAGTTGTTAACATCATAAAATGTTTGTTTGCGTATCAAAAATCAAAGTGAATATATTCACGAGCAAAGAGAATTCGAATTGAGCAATTTCTGTTATCAGAGAACAGATCATGGCCCccttttaatttcaaattaaagGATACACAGATAAAAGCTGGCAAAACATTTGTGTAgagaatatgaaattatgtacGTTATCAAAATAATTTTACGCTGACCGTGAACATGATGCAGCTTCACGTCAGGACACAGAGAAGCTCTGTTGCTTCTCAATAATGAGCTAACAGAAATACTTCGTTGcgttaaatgtaacattttgagaaaatttatattttatctctaTGGCAGATTaagtacttcattgtatatttaatttacaaacaAGCATCTGGAGTTAAATGGCACGCGAAAGTGCTAAATTGCTTCAGTAATTTTAACAAcggatttgtacattaaaacaaatgaAACGATTGTGCCAATGTTCTGTAGGTGCGAAAATTCTTATTCAGATCTTTCAGAAGACATAGACCAGTCCATTATTTGCAGCATATCTTGAAAGAAATAtctctatgtattttttttaattctaaatggGCTAGAGGGTTTATATGTCATGAAAGTAAGGGCATCATTTCAAACAGATCCTCAAAACATACGGAAGAAAAGTGTTAacatttattttcacttcaaattTTGACGAATTGCTAAATGTATGGCAAGTCATCTATCCAGTTTCAACATCCTATTTCTCAAGTTCTGAAAGTTTAATAGACCACTTCACTACTTAAAGGAGCCCGTCTCAATAATTGTTAGCTGGTGATTGAAACTTGTTTTTGTCTAATTTACAACGAAAGTGAAGAGACAAACATACGGTATTGTACATTGCTATTGTATTAGTCTTCATGTCCATCTAAATTTCAAACCCACTTTTGCAGTTGCACTGGTCTTTTACATTCCAAAACAATTTAGGCTGTAAGTTACACATACTTAATTGTATAATGATGTTCTCAGTACGTCTTGTAGAGAACTTTTCAAAATTAatgcaatttaaagaaaaatggaTTATATTCGTAGTACGTATTCTAAGTACGATGTAAATACAGTTTTTATGGCATTTGACGATTGTgcctatatatttaaatgtttttcttacaagaaatttaaaaaagtcCTTATTTGAATGACGTCCTGTTGTATGACAAAGGTTTGCAACGTCGAAAATAGACGGTTCGAACTTCTGTCACACTAGAAAGCTCTGAACGACCGTTTTCGACACTGGtacaggaagagagagagagagaattgtacatacacaatattaacaaaaggagaataatttatgcataacttattgtatttatataGATATAATCGCTTTTGTTTTTGTAATGTGACGCTATAGTTGGCGCTAGCAGtactatgtaattattttatacaagTCCGGTTAGTTTAAGATCTCTGTAATTACATATGTACATTGTAAAAATGTAAtctaaataaaattttagaagCAATAGTTATATCTTATTTTTCATCCTAATGTAGATACCAGCTATTGACCTTCAGCGATGGTGATAATTCAGTTCTGGATGGACTGAAGGAATTTGTCTTTTCATTCAGCTGGTGAGATATGAGCTTTAAACTGAATGAAAAATGACTGGATTATGAAAAAGGACAATGATTTAATCCTGATTGAAGTCAAGGGCTTTGTTTCTTCGAGATCAGCTTTGGAAACCAGTCAGTCTCCTAACGAACAACTACTAACATTTCGTCGtttattttatgaaacctcctatgtggcactacagaaaataatttttcagaaggtagaaaaaattaatttaaaatcaatgggCCTATATAAGAATATGATGTAATTCgctagaaaacgttggtgaatatgatgaacattaATAATATCATCGATGATCAGTGTATGCcttatgatatttaattaattctctcttcctcctgaaaaattattttctgtactgtcacaaaGGAGGTTtgataaaatcaacgacgatttcCTTTATGTATAAAGCAACAGACGTGCGATAATAGCCAGTAACCTGATTACAGTGCCGAGATATTAAGGTAAGAAAACTACCTG
This region includes:
- the LOC138706062 gene encoding mucin-17-like yields the protein MDSPLASLLLLVSLATAIRVPVSYDDTPTSCPGPAPSKVVLCYYEGIIALKKLDPCLCTHLIFTEAATVNPSNYTLNLTSDVAKATRELRLRNPELLTLVRVGGHRVSTDVAEALVKSGERRATFASSVSRIIRETDINGIELSFTLETKGGSKHSKGGIVALAKLLRKEMGAEKSRRSKRDYSVFEVVDDISTTAWTPVRRLGSRDVRRAELGPRVPHRPILRSARTDTDSYEREMLRQSYLALEQRTPTSRLLMVNVPTQPEVLVKRYDLKTLSKYADFFTVPTNNLTDLSESGVTYHPSRLMGLADLLNTDSLLDLLTGLGAPRDKLVISIPAVATHFTLQDAERNTPRSPVLAAPDTLTQTELCGLMSAGGWTVERDEDLTAPYAFKNDSWIAFDDSISVGIKSKYVILRDLAGAALYPVDAADWTGACAEENGTESGGPPRLLRRLHHAFTTLARRSRGAVLETLQEDIRTSTLITFQGDIQLSPYRIVRVVDNLGAVHVVRKDARTEFECSRQGYFRHPLGCNRFYRCVKFNQYSADFTVFEYDCPDGLAFDERWEVCVWPGSLPEGACEGSSEIAPVPKARYACPAVEGYYADPENCRWFFACLDHSRDGVTPLTAYEFRCPFGLVFDEQNLLCQWPWLVNGCGNIGVYAGAYFGAVEFGSGARRGYVATAQQGYVTGAGATSVAHGSGFAAGHTSVLTNENIVTASGAARGQIKYETTVEGSGGFFGGQVANSYIAGSSSSERFGNSGFHNEGRGVSSYASLPDSLVSGGRIENSGGVILGETVGIHGVGAGDASVTSDGLAVGVVTDGGNAAFHANNAGARTLYSSGIAHGNEGGYFSGGVVSSVPVHTVQIASKVPAVSVGTLKTQTVSKVSAVPVAQAVPVGTVINTPQFSVAQHVDVHVATSQVPVQPAVVPAAQAVPVTTFRRPSVVKVPVQPAAVSFAQPVPVTTVVKTSQIPSVQPAAVPVAPAVPVTTYQQTVVETPQVPVVPVTTFRRPGIGKAPVVQSAAVPVAPAVPFATYQQTVVETPQVPVAQLNTVRRPAVAKIPVQSAAVPVAPAVPITTYQQTVIETPQVPVAQFNTFRRPAVAKISVQSAAVPVAPAVPITTYQQAIIETPQVPVAQFNTVRRPALAKVPVIQSAAVPVAPAVPVTTYQSAVVETPQVPVSPVTTFKRPNVANVPVIQPVAVPVAPAAPVRTYQQTVVETPQIPVVQPTALPVAPSVPITTYQQTVVETPQVRVAPVTTFRRPAVAKVPVVQSAAVVAPAVPVTTYEQTVADIPKIPVAPIATFRRPALAKFPVEIASVPVAPAVTLTPQNPVAVKTFRRPSPARIAVAQPTIATVTPAPPAIQQSILIGESSPSQVPLVETAPRATYVEGTPVPPVVSVRTRLRPAPAVVETYQTLTTPAPAVAGVQLTYDANPAVSVVTGGAAGISTPLSRSKAPTFGDVIQSRVTSGGYSYSTPATPFVTGVSVPVSPAVNKISSFGGFVSTTPAPAVFTGSTLSVAPVGGYAFSTPAPILATGSPVPEVPILKSRLSYSTPATTIFTGSAVPVIKSRVSSFSTPAVPLVPAVKSNIASVGYSRPSTAPAVTAVPFIETKPVGYSYQKPSVPFVTGNAATFRGASLASGLEPAIYDNTQNLAAGLEIPSSTIAPTIIGSGVTRKAGATRLRVVPTSSNLQVEYPLPTFAPAVAVTSVPLSRGYAGKVIVSTPEVPIVRIDGNFGARTSFQGEALLRDQLVPQVNFSSGTYAPPPAGFSFDSGRIRGRGRGRPYSGFVSTTPVPEILVSTPNPLLSVTQKVTGISTAVPVVTNAYVSPVVPSVTPALAGGYRSRIGGSTSERIPATRTRVNYDRENVEALLDKYSGNFGGILNNNKEGFISGVIADDISERGRVRISQSSRGRGNVGFSTTTEAPGTVFSTGAGYSSTPATDFKASTLEYSRGFSSTTSSTPVGGLRGKVRYDTDVNIDADGGIGYDAVTVGYEGVKSKSKEAPVVVITRLSDVNPLLLAKLGAQCTCKSNTLTLKRPDGYSRGSPKSSPIFYDDVTPRSGTYKAPQHVPAAPLPGSDIVVTGSSPDISLVLGEGISSTTPVNLAPISLSTPRTDAFLHAVGLNPVSVTPAPSILVTTPRPGGRLQYTSGQPLEINSPVLTSEGVRSRVRPVVSTPAVPLVEVSSPTAFPIGVRSRARPGVASTTSVPLIEVSSPALIPVDVRSRVRPIAASTPVVPLVEVSSSTPFPIGVRSRAQPVVSTPIVPLEIGSPIPVAGDTRSRTRPVTVSTPIEVTGVPVGLDASARAGIGAGRSFDRYGPGGWRGLDETLQGSVDCQRAGLFRHPKYCNKFYACHWDQWKGRYTLHVFNCPVHLAYDSSMGACNWPSKGPACVDDNLLV